In Microbacterium sp. zg-Y818, the genomic window CATGACAGAAGAAGACCCGACGACGACACTGGCGCGGCTGCGCAGCAGCATCGACAACATCGACGCGGCCCTCATCTTCATGCTCGCCGAGCGTTTCCGCTGCACCAAGCAGGTCGGCGTGCTCAAGGCGGAGCATGGGATGCCGGCATCCGACCCCTCCCGCGAGGAGCAGCAGACCGCGCGCCTGCGCCGGCTGGCCGAGGAGTCGTCACTGGATCCCGAGTTCGCCGAGAAGTGGTTCAACTTCGTCGTAGCCGAGGTCATCCGCCACCACACCGCCGCCGCCGACGAGCGCTGACCCGACGCGCAACGCCCCGAGCCGAAGCCCGGGGCGTCCGCGATGCGGTGGATCAGGGAACCGCGCGGCGAAGCGTCCGCCAGGAGATCACGGCCAGCACCGCGATGAGGCCGACGCCCCACAGGGCCAGGCCCAGCGCCCCCTGTGCGACGAACCATTCGGCGAACGCACCCCAGGACTGTGTCTGCGTGATGAACCAGGCGAGGGCCACCAGTGCCAGCGCGAGTCCGACCAGAACCACGGTGAGCCACAGGTTGCCGAACCGCTTGTAGATCGTCGCGCCCCAGAATCCGCAGACGAAGAACAGCAGCGCCAGCACGAAGAACACGAACCCGGCGGCGACCGGTCCCGCTTCCCACACCCACGGCAGGTAGAAGAAGTATCCGTTCATGCCCCACCCGTCGGTGGCCTGCTCGAGCAGCCCGCCGATCACGAACACCAGACCCAGCAGGGCAGAGGTGAGCACCGCGGTGAGCACGGTGCCGACGTAGAACTCCCGCCGCGTCACGCTCATCGCCTGTGAGAAGGGGAACGTGAGGGTGAGCGCCTGGATGCCGACCACTGCGAAGTACCACAGCGGCGCCTGCGCCCCACCCCCGTACTTCGGGCCCACCACCCCGGCGTAGTCCAAGATCCCGTAGATCGCCAGCGTGATCACCAGCGTGCCCGCCAGCACGATGAGCGGGACCCAGATGTACGTCGCCCGGTTCGTCAGCTGCATGCGGACGACATTGACGGTGCGGCTCATCGCAGTGCTCCTTCGTCGATCGCCGCCGCGGTGCCCGCGGCGTGCTGGGTGATGCGGACGATCAGCTGCTGCAGCGACACCGGACCCACGTCCAGGCCCGCTGCCGCCAGCTCCGCCCGCTCCGATGCCGTGAGGGTGCCGAGCACGGTCACACTCGACACGCGCCCGAGGGTCTCGCGGTGGATCACCTCGCGGCCGGCGACGAACGCCTCGACAGCGGCGCTGTCGCCGACGATGTTGGCTGCGCGACTGCGCGCCACGTCGGTGTCCTCGTCCATGACGATGCGGCCTCGGTCGATCACCAGCACCCGCTCGAGGAGGTTGGACACCTCGTCGATCAGATGGCTGGAGAGGATCACCGTGCGGGGATGCGCGGCGTAGTCCTCGAGCAGCCGGTCGTAGAAGATCTGGCGCGCGACGGCATCCAGGCCCAGGTAGGGCTCGTCGAAGAACGTGATCTCCGCACGCGCGGCGAGCCCGATGATGACGCCCACGGCGGAGAGCTGACCACGGGAGAGCTTCTTGATCCGGGTCTTGACCGGCAACTGGAAGTCCTCGATGAGGCGCTCGGCGAAGTCCTGGTCCCAATTCGGGAAGAACAGCCGGGCGGTGTCGAACGCGTGCTTGGGCAGCGCGTCGTCGGGGTACTTCTGGCTCTCACGGACGAAGCACATCCGCTGCAGGACACCCGCGTTCTCGTACGGGTCCTCGCCGAAGATGCGCACGTCGCCGGACGTGGCGAAGTTCTGCGCGGTGAGGATCGACATGATCGTCGTCTTCCCCGCACCGTTGCGGCCGAGGAGCCCGTAGATGGTGTCCTTCTGAATCTCGAAGCTCACGTCGTCGACCGCGACGGTCTCGCGGTAGCGCTTGGTGAGGTTCTGCACCTCGATGACGGAGGTCATCGTGCCGTCCCTTCTCCTGTAGTGGTGTACCGACGCTGGATGAGCGCGGTGAGGTCGTCGGCGCCGAGGCCCAGGGCGCGGGCTTCGGTCAGCAGTGGGTCGATGAAGCGGTCCGCGAAGGCGGCGCGACGCTCGCCGCGCAGCTGCTCGCGGGCCCCCGGGGCGACGAACATGCCGATGCCGCGTCGCTTGTACAGGACGCCCTTGTCCACGAGCATGTTCACTCCTTTGGCCGCCGTGGCGGGGTTGATGCGGTGGAACGCCGCGAGCTCGTTCGTCGAGGGCGCCTGGGTCTCCTCCGGCAAGCTGCCGTCGATGATGGCGTCCTCGATGCTCTCGGCGATCTGCAGGAAGATGGCCCTGCCGTCTTCGATCACGCTGCTCCGTCCGCTGGTTAATTACTTGACTAACTAACCATGCAACGCAGGATGCCGCGATGTCAAGGCCACACTTGCGCCGGTTTGCCACCTGTGAGGTCGCTGGGTACGGTGGAAGCGAGGGCCGCGAGGCCCCGACGACCAGTCCGCGATCGCTCGCCCGGCCCGACCCGAGGCCATCGGTGCGAGCGAACGTATGGTCGGCGGTCTGGGCGACCCACCCGAATGTGCGTCGCCGGAGCGCTGTGCCGCGTCGACACCCGACGCGTGTGTGCAGCGCCGATGACCGTCTACCCGGGCGCTACCGATGCGGCCTGAAGCGACGGCTGCCGAGGTGAAAACACGTGAGTTCTGCCCCTGCTGTCGAAGCGAAGAATCTGTTCAAGGTCTTCGGACGCAACCCCAAGGATGCCGTCAAGCGCCTGCGTGCCGGCCAGAGCCGGGCCGAGGTGGCCGACGCCGGAACGGCCGCCGTGATCGATGCCAGCTTCACCGTGCAGCCGGGCGAGATCTTCGTCATCATGGGGCTGTCGGGGTCGGGCAAGTCGACGATCATCCGCATGCTCAACGGGCTGCTGCAGCCCACCGCGGGCGAGGTGCTTGTACAAGGACGCAGCGTCACGGGGGCGTCGGCCGGCGAGCTGCGCGGCATCCGTCGTCAGTCGATCTCGATGGTGTTCCAGCACTTCGCGCTGCTGCCGCACCGTACGGTGCTCGACAACGCCGCGTATGCGCTCGAGATCCAGGGCGTCGGCAAGGCCGAACGCCGCGGTCGCGCGATGGAGATCCTCGAGAAGGTTGGCCTGGGCGACCGCGCCGAGGCGATGCCCGATGAGCTCTCCGGCGGCATGCGTCAGCGGGTGGGGCTCGCCCGCGCGCTCACGGCCGGCACCGACATTTTGCTCATGGACGAGGCGTTCTCCGCGCTCGATCCGCTGATCCGCCGCGAGATGCAGGAGCAGCTGGTCGAGCTGCAGCGCGAGCTCGGCCGCACCATCGTCTTCATCACCCACGACCTCAACGAAGCCATGTTCCTCGGCGACCGCATCGCGGTCATGCGCGATGGGCGCATCGTGCAGAACGGCACGCCCGAAGAGATCCTCACGGACCCGGCGAACGACTACGTCGCCCAGTTCGTGCAGGACGTCGACCGGGCCAGGGTGCTCACGGCATCCGCCGTCATGGAGCCCGCCCACGCCACGACTCCCGTCAGCGCCGGGCTGCGCGGTGCGCTGCGGTCCCTGCGCGAGCTGCAGGCCGGCTCGGTGTTCGTCACCGAGAACCGCAGGCTGCTGGGTGTGATCAGCGACCGTCAGGTGATCCGGGCGATCAAGGCGGGCGAGACCGACCTGCGCGCCGTCATCGACGCGTCCGTCCCGACGGTGTCGCCCGACGACCCGCTGACCGATGTCGTCGAGCGCGCCGTCGAGACGACGGTGCCGGTGCCGGTGGTGGATGCCGCCGGTCGCCTGGTCGGCCTCATCCCGCGCGTGACGCTGCTCGCCGCGCTCGGGAACGTCCCCGCCACGACCCAGGCCCTGCCGATCATCGAGCCCGCGCCCTCGGTGCCGCCGGCCGACCTCGCCGCCTCGCTGGAGGAACTCGGGCAGGCGGAGGCCGACGCCGCCGAACTCGCGGCCTCGTCGAAGGGGGGAGCAGCGTGAACGACGTGCGTCTTCCGATCGGCGACATCGCCGAAACCTTCGTCCGCTGGCTGATCGACACCTTCGGGTGGCTTTTCGACGGACTCCGCTCGCTGTTCCTGGCTGTCTACGACGCGCTCGAGTGGGTGCTGCAGGCGCCGCCGTTCTGGGCGGTCATCGTCGTGCTCGCCGCGCTGGCGCTGTGGGCCAAGGGCGTGTGGCTGGCCGTCGGCACCGTGGTCGGACTCCTCGTCATCGTGGGTGTCGGCCAATGGGAGAACGCGATGCAGTCGCTCGCCCTGGTCATCGTCGCCTCGGTGATCGCGCTCGCGATCGGCATTCCGCTGGGCATCTGGGCGGCCCGCAACGACACCGTCTCGAAGATCGTCCGCCCGGTGCTGGACTTCCTGCAGACCATGCCGGCGTTCGTGTACCTCATCCCCGCGCTCATGCTGTTCCGCGTCGGCGTCGTGCCCGGCATCGTCGCGACCATCCTCTTCGCCCTCGCCCCCGGCGTGCGGCTGACCGAGCTCGGCATCCGCGGCGTCGACCGCGAGGTGGTCGAGGCCGGCCACGCCTTCGGCGCCTCGCCCGGCCGCATCCTGCGTCAGATCCAGCTGCCGCTGGCGCTTCCGAGCATCATGGCCGGCGTCAACCAGGTGATCATGCTGAGCCTGTCGATGGTGGTCATCGCCGGCATGGTCGGCGCCCGCGGACTCGGTGGCGACGTCGTGCAGAGCCTGCAGAAGATCGACATCGCGCTCGGCGTCGAAGCCGGGCTGTCGGTGGTCATCATCGCGATGATCCTCGACCGCGTGACCTCCGCGCTCGCCGCCCGAGGGTCACGCCGTGGTGCCCGGGCCGCTTCGCGCGGCCGTGGCGCTTCTCGCGCGGCGCGCGCCGCGTCGCGGGATGCCGACGCGGACGAGCCGCGGCCGGTCGCGGCATCCGCCTGACGCCTTCGGGCCCAACGTCTTGCGAGCTCATCACTCGCGGGGGGCGCGGAGATTCCGCGCCCGACCACAACGACCGCTTCGTGCACAGCACACGAAGGGAGAGGAAGTCACGATGACCAAGAGAAACACTTTCCTGGGGGCGCTCGCGCTCACCTCCGCCGCAGCCCTGACGCTCACCGGCTGCGCCGGCGGGTCCGACGAGGGTGCCGGCACCGAGGGGGATGCCGCGGCAGACCGCCCCATCACCATCGCCGTGTTCAACGGCTGGGACGAGGGCATCGCCGCGTCCGAGCTGTGGAAGGCCGTGCTCGAGGAGCAGGGCTACGAAGTCGAGCTCGAGTACGCCGACCCGGCCGCCGTCTACAACGGCATCTCCAGCGGCGACTACGACGTGACGCTGGACACGTGGCTGCCGCTGACCCACGCCGACTACATCGAGGAGTACGGCGATGACATGGTCGACCTCGGCGCCTGGAACGAGGACGCCAAGCTCACCTTCGCGGTGAACGAGGACGCGCCGATCGACTCGATCGAGCAGCTCGCCGACAACGCGGACCTCTTCGACAGCACGATCTACGGCATCGAGTCGGGCTCGGGTCTCGCGACCGTCACCGACTCGGCCGTCATCCCCGGTTATGGCCTGGAGGCCTTCGACCACGTGACGTCGTCGACCCCGGCGATGCTCACCGAGCTCGACACGGCGACCCGTGCCGGCGAGGACATCCTCGTGACGCTGTGGCGTCCGCACTGGGCGTACGACGCGTTCCCGATCAAGGACCTCGAGGACCCGAAGGGGCTGCTCGGCGACGCCGAGGGCATCCACTCGTACGCCTCGACGACGTTCGAGGAGGACTTCCCCGAGGTCTTCGAGTGGCTGAGCGCCTTCAAGATGGACAGCGAGACGCTGTACTCGCTCGAGAACGCGATGTTCAACGAGAACGACAGCGACGACTACGAAGCCGTCGTGGCCGAGTGGATCGCCGCGAACGAGGAGTGGGTCGCCTCGCTGACCTCCTGAGTCCCCCGCTCGCGAGTGAGTATTCGTCGCTTTGAGTGAGTACTCGTGGGGCCTGCGGTTCGGCCGCAGTTGTTCCGCGAGTAATCACTCGGCGACGCGAATACTCACTCGGGGGTTCCGGAGGTGATCTCCAGCGACACCTTCGTCTCGAGCACGTCGATCGCCTCGTCCGACAGCGCGATCAGCCCGTTGAGCTCCTCGCGCACGCGCTTGTAAGCCACCTGCCGCTCCGAGGGCGTCGCCGCCTGGTCCACCGCGACCGAGAGCAGCTGCTGCGCCGTCGCCAGGCGCTTGCGCTCCACCTCGCTGAACGACGAATCCCGCATGCGCCGCGCCTCACGCTCGGCCAGGTCGAACGCCACTTCGAACTCCGTTACCGCCTTGCGGTACTCGTCCACCTGCTCCTGCGACACCTTCGCGTTCGCCGATTCCGGCCGCAGGTGATCGGCGTGCTTCTTCGCCCGCAGGAAGGCCGCCGTCAGGGGCTGTCGCCCGTCGCTCATGGCGGGGAAGGCGATCAGCTTCGCCACATCGAGCTCGTAGTCGAGCCAGCGCTGCGTCACACCGTCGTGTAGCGCGAACAGCTGCTCGAGCTGGCTGGGCTGCGGCGACGGCCGGGTGATCGCCGTGGGGATGGATGCCGTGGCCACCGGCCGTCCACGGGCTGCCGCCTGCGCTGCCTTCAGCTCGCTCTTGGCGCGGATGATCTCGAGGCGGCGCTTGTGCCGGCGCTTGCTCGCCCGCTGCCACCCCTCCCATGCCCCGCCGAACACCCCGGCCAGCGGGAACGCCAACCACCAGTAGCTCCCGAGAAAGGTGACCAGCTCATCCACTCTGTCATGCTAGCCCGCGGCGCCGGCGGTGACAGCGCGCTACTGCGCGGCGGGCGGCTTCGAATCCCGCGACGGGACCGGCCACTGCCCTCCCCCCGGAACCCCACGAATCCCCGGCACCCCGCCCCGCGCCGCGCGCTGCGCGTCGCGCTCAGCCGCAGCGAACGCGGTCTCGGCCGCGTGCACCGCATCGCGATACGCCACGAAGCGCTCCGGGGTCACCTTCTCGCGCGCGGATGCCGGACGCAGCCACTGCGCCTCGCGCTGGGCCTTGAGGAACGCCAGGGTCAGCGGATGCCGGGACTCGAGCATCTGCGGGAACGCGAGCGCCTTCGCGGCATCCGTCTCGTACTCCAGCCACCGAGCGGTGACGGCGTCGAGCCGGGCGGTCAGCTGCTCTATCGGCAGGGGCGCGTCGCGGCCCGTCGCGGCGTACCGGGCGCGCATCGCCTTCACTCGGCTGCGGGTGGCGCGCAGCTGCAGCGAGGCCCGCTTCTCGTCGTACTTCGCCTCCTGCAGCATCCGCTTCGCCTCGGACATCGGGGCGGGAAGCCACGGCGAACCCCGCTGCGCCTTCTCGGTGAGCACATCGGCCTGCGCGGCGCGCACCTGGGCGCGGGCGGACTGCAGGGCGCGGTAGGCGGCGAGCTCCTCGTGCCGGGCGGCGTCGAGCTCCAGCCGGCGGGCGCGACGGCGGTTGGTCGTCAGGGTGCTGTAGCCGACGGCGCCCGCCCCGGCCGCTGCCGGAGCGATCCACCACCATGAGCCCAGGACCAGGAGGACGGTGTCCACCCTGTCATCGTACGCGTCGGCCCTGTCTCCGGCCCGGTCTCAGCCGAACAGCAGTGCGATGACGGTCGACCCGCCACCGACGAGGATCAGCGACGCGATCACGACCCACGCGACGATCTTCATGCGCCGCTGGCGTCCCTGCCCGTAGTTGCCGTAATCGTCGTCGCTCATGTCATCTCCTCGTCAGACGGGCTCGGCCACCGTCGCGCCGAAGGCGGCGGGCAGGGTGGCTTGCGATCGCTGGCGCAGCTCGGTGGCGGACACGGTGAACACGTCCTGGATCTCGAGGGCCGGCGCGTCGCCGTCGCCGGGCGCGTCGGTCACGCCGATGCGCATCACGGGGTAGCCGCGGCCGTCGCAGAGCCCGCGGAACTTCACGTCGTCCTCGCGGGGAACGGTCACCACAACCCTGCCGGTGGACTCCGAGAACAGCGCGGTCGCGGCGTCGACGCCGTCGCGCTCCAGGATCTCGCTCAGCCACACCCGGGCGCCGACACCGAAGCGCATGACGCCCTCGGCGAGCGTCTGGGCAAGGCCCCCGCCGGAGACGTCGTGCGCGCTGGAGACGAGGGACTGCAGGGATGCCGCGTGCAGCAGATCCGCCAGACGCTTCTCGGCCGCGAGGTCGACCTTCGGAGGGCGACCCCCGAGGTGGCCGTGGATGGTGCCGGCCCACTGCGAGCCGCTCAGCTCGGTGGCCGTGACGCCGAGCAGGTAGATGTTCTCGCCGGCATCCTGCCATCCGCTGGGGATGCGCCGCGCCACGTCGTCGATGATGCCGAGGACGCCCACGACCGGAGTCGGGAAGATCGGAGCGTCACCGGTCTGGTTGTAGAACGACACGTTGCCGCCGGTGACGGGAACGCCGAGCTCGAGGCACGCGTCGGAGAGCCCGTCGACGGTCTGCGAGAACTGCCACATGACCTCGGGGTTCTCGGGGCTGCCGAAGTTGAGGCAGTCGGTGACCGCGGTCGGCACGGCACCGGTGACGGCGACGTTGCGGTACGCCTCGGCGAGGGCGAGCTTGGCGCCCTCGTAGGGGTCGAGCTGGCAGAACCGGCTGTTGCAGTCGGTGGCGATGGCGAACCCCAGGCCCGACTCCTCGTCAACGCGGATCATGCCGGCGTCGTCGGGGAAGCTCAGCGCGGTGTTGCCCAGCACGTAGTAGTCGTACTGGTTGGTCACCCATGAGGTGTCGGCGAGGTTGGGGCTCGCGACGAGCGTGAGGAACTGCTCGCGCAGCGTCTCGGGGTCCTCGGTGCGCGGCAGCGCCGAGGCGGAGTCGTCGCGCAGGGCGTCGATCCAGGTCGGGTAGGCGACGGGGCGCTCGTACACCGGGCCGTCGACGGCGACGGTGGAGGGATCGACGTTGACGATCTCCTCGCCGTGCCAGAAGATCTGCAGCCGGCCGTCGCCGGTGACCTCGCCCAGCACGCTCGTCTCGACGTCCCACTTGCCGGTGACGGCGAGGAACGCGTCGAGCTTCTCGGGAGCGACGATCGCCATCATGCGCTCCTGGCTCTCGCTCATGAGGATCTCCTCGGGCGTGAGCGAGGGGTCGCGCAGCAGCACGTTCTCGAGGTCGACGCGCATGCCGGATCCGCCGTTGGCGGCCAGCTCGCTCGTCGCGCACGAGATGCCGGCGGCGCCGAGGTCCTGGATCGCCTCGACGAGCTCGCCGCGGTACAGCTCGAGGCAGCACTCGATGAGCACCTTCTCGGCGAACGGGTCGCCCACCTGCACCGCGGGGCGCTTGGTGGGTCCGCCGTCGGCGAAGGTGTCGGATGCCAGGATCGACGCGCCGCCGATGCCGTCGCCGCCGGTGCGGGCGCCGAAGAGCACGACCTTGTTGCCCGGGCCGGAGGCATTGGCGAGCTTGAGGTCCTCGTGACGCAGCACGCCCACGGCGAGGGCGTTGACGAGGGGGTTGCCCTGGTAGACGGCGTCGAAGACCGTCTCGCCGCCGATGTTGGGAAGGCCCAGGCAGTTGCCGTAGAACGAGATGCCGCTGACCACGCCGTGCACGACGCGCGCGGTGTCGGGGTTGTCGATGGCGCCGAAGCGCAGCTGGTCCATGACGGCGACGGGGCGCGCGCCCATTGAGATGATGTCGCGGACGATGCCGCCGACGCCCGTGGCCGCACCCTGGAAGGGCTCGATGTAGCTGGGGTGGTTGTGCGACTCGACCTTGAAGGTGACCGCCCAGCCCTCGCCGACGTCGACGACGCCCGCGTTCTGGCCCATGCCCACCATGAGGCGGGTCTTCATCTCTTCGGAGACCTTCTCGCCGAAGCGGCGCAGGTAGATCTTGCTCGACTTGTAGGAGCAGTGCTCGCTCCACATGACGGAGTACATCGCCAGCTCGCCCGACGTGGGGCGGCGGCCGAGGATCTCACGGATCTTCGCGTACTCGTCAGCCTTGAGGCCGAGGGCCTCGTACGGCTGCTCCCGGTCGGGGGTGGCGACCGCGTTCTCGACGGTATCGGCGACAGAGGTCGAAGAGGGCGTGGTCACGCGGCTGTACTCCAGAAGATGAGGGGGTGGCCGGACGGGTCCATCCTAGTCGCGGCGGTCACGCGCCGAACCCGCGCCCGGCCGAGCGCCGAGTGAGTATTCGCGCTCTCGAGTGAGTACTCGCGTCGCCGAGTGAGTATCCGTGCCGGATGGCGCGAACCGGCATCCCCAGGTGTCGGGACCGCCGGGGATGACACCCGTCGCGTCCCGTGGCCGGATCGCCTCAGCGCAACGCGCCTCGATGTGCTCGGGGCGGCGTCAAGATGCGGCTGCCTCGGCGAACAATTCGCGCATCCAGGTGTGTCCGGGATCGTGGGTGTGCACGGGATGCCACCACAACGCGTTCGTCAGCGGGGTCGCTTCGAACGGCGGCTCCAGCACGCGGACGCCGCCCATGCCGACCACCAGATCGCTGAGGCGCGCCTGCACCATTCCCAGCCGACGAGTGCCGGCGACGAAGGTCCCGAGCGAGAGGAAGCTCTCGACGACGGCATCGACGTGCGGCTCGACGCCGAGCTCTTGCAACTGGCGACTGGCCGAGGTGAAGGCCGTGCGCGATTGGTAGGTGAACACCCACGGAGAGTGGATGATGTCGGACATCGTGAGCTCGTCGCCGATCGCATCGTTGGAGGTGGCGGCGATGACGACCCAGCGGTCCTTGGCGAGAGTCATGTGCGGCAGGTCGGACACGAAGCCGTGCGGGATCATGAGGGCGTCGACCGAGCGCAGGCGCTCGTCAGCGGACTCGATGAACTGTGGTGAATGAAGCAGGAACCGGAACTTCACCGAGGGAGCGCGTTCGGTGGCCAGACGCGACACGGCACGACCGATCGTGGCGAACCCGTAGTCGGACCCGAACACCGCGAACTCCCTGGTGGAGTTGCGCGGGTCCCACTCGGTCTGGCTGTCGAAGATGCGGCGCGCCATCTCGAGTGCGGTCGACGTCTGCTCGGCGAGGCGCACGGCGAGGGGCGTGAGATCGTACTCGTTGCCCCGTCGAGCGAGGATCGGATCGCCGAAGTGGATGCGCAGCCGGGACAGCGAAGCCGAGAGGGCGGGCTGGCTCAGTCGTAGTCGCTGGGCGGCTCTCGTGACGCTGCGTTCCGTGAGAAGCGCGTCGAGCGCGACGAGCAGATTGAGATCGAGCTTCGACAGCGGTGGTTCGGTGACCATGGAATCCCCTTCAGGGAGTACGTCCACCACAGCGTGGACGACATGACTATAAACCCGACCGATGCGCCGCCCAGCCGACCAGCGATTCCATGATGACCGAGGCATTGCTCAAAGAGCTTCCAGGCCCGCAGGCGGAGGTGTCAGAAACGCCGTGAGGTTCCGTCTCACTTCTGTGCGCAGTATGCTCCGAGCCCGAGGGCCGCGCGAGGTGGTCATATGAGCCCACTGTCGGCTGGTGACAATGGGAAAGCGCGAACGATGTGGTGTGCAGAGACGGTGAGAACGCGCAAGACCGCGCCGTCACGGCGGTCCGCCGCATGAGCAGGACCAGGGTGCACGACGGACCGGGCGGTCCAAGGCGGAGCGCACCGTGGGTGCCCGTGTCCGCCGCCCTCGGCTGGGTCGGACTGCTCGTGCACAACATGGCCGATTTACCCGGTCAGACGATCGTCAGCCCGGAATCGTTCATCCCTCTGGCGCTGACGGTCGTGCTCGTCGCTGCGTGGTTCACGCGGCTGCGATCCGTCGCAGCGTGGGCCCTTCTGGGGTGGGGTGTGTTGAACCTCCTGGGCGCAATCCTCACCGTGCTGCCCCTGCCGATCCTTCCTTTCGATCCGGCTCAGACACCCGCCCACTACGCGTTCCACGTGCTCTACGGGATCACCCAAGTGCCACTCGTCGTCACCACCGCGATCTGGCTCCGGCGTCGGATATAGCGGCCGTTCCTCACCGCCCCCTTGACTCCCCACCCCGCCGGTCGTAACGTGCAACCAAATGGTTGTACGAACTGAGTTGACCGATGATGAGACCGACCGCCTCTTCCAGGCGCTGGCGGCATCGACCCGCCGCGACATCCTGCGACGGACGCTCGAACACGAGCAGTCCGTCTCGACCCTCGCGGCGGAGTACGAGATGTCGTTCGCTGCCGTGCAGAAGCACGTCTCCGTACTCGAGGCGGCCGGACTCATCGTCAAACGCGCCGAAGGGCGCGAGCGGCTCGTGCGGGGGGATCCGACGATGATCGCTCGCGCACGCGCCCTCCTCGCCGCTTACGAAGACCTCTGGCGCGCACGTATCCATCGGCTGGACGACCTCTTGGCCGCGCCCGCCTCTCCGCCACCGAAGCCAGGAGAATGACATGCCCGTCACCGAAGTCACCACCGACCCCGAAGCCCTCACGATGACGCTCATCGCCGACTTCGAGGCCCCCGTCGAGCGCCTCTGGCAGGTGTTCACGGACCCGCGCCAGCTCGAGCGCTTCTGGGGTCCTCCCGGCTGGCCGGCCACCTTCACCGAGTTCGGGCTGACCCCCGGCGGTCGCGCCAGGTACCACATGACGAGCCCTCGCGGTGAGAAGTCCCACGGCGCCTGGGAGTTCCTGTCGATCCATGAGCCGTCCGCATTCGAAGTGCTCGACGGCTTCGTCGACGAGAACGGCGAGCCGCAGGAGGGGATGCCGCCGGCGATGCGGATGACGTTCGCGTTCGAGTCCACGCCCGACGGCTCGCGGCTGCGCAACGTCACCCACTTCACCTCCGCCGAAGCCCTGGACGCGGTGGTCGCGATGGGCGCGGTCGAG contains:
- a CDS encoding winged helix-turn-helix domain-containing protein, with the protein product MVVRTELTDDETDRLFQALAASTRRDILRRTLEHEQSVSTLAAEYEMSFAAVQKHVSVLEAAGLIVKRAEGRERLVRGDPTMIARARALLAAYEDLWRARIHRLDDLLAAPASPPPKPGE